GTCAAGAGCTCGTTGACTTCGTGGCCTCGCGTATATCTTCGTACAAGGCGCCTACAGGAGGCGTGGTGTTCTGTGAGCGTATCCCAAGGACTGCGTTCGGGAAGATTCAGAGGAGGCAGCTCGATACGCTGCAGAAGCAGGAGAGATCGATTGGGTTTGTGACGTTGGAAGCTGGGTTGCAGTAGATCTGTTGAGGTGGTTGGTAGCGTATGGAGCGAACTTTGCGTGATGATCAGAAGTTGCATGTTGAAGACCGGATCCAGTGTGTGTGTTGGCATCAAATCCATCTGCACTTCCACGACACCTCTGTCGAGCCGTTGGCCAATATGGCATCATGCACCGCCGGAAATACTGCAGTTGAGCACAACGCCAAGCCATGAGTCGTGGGCAAGCTCAAGCATGATGTCTGAGGCTCCACTGATGTTCGCTGCCCATCGAACTCTGAATCGCAGCGGCATATGCTAGCGCATCACAGATCAAGATCCCCGGGACTTGCTCGATCGCTAACTTTGCATATGCCACATCAGGCAAGATGCAACGCTCAGCAACGTTGACCTCATCACATCTCACCATGCTCGCCGCCTCTGCGAGATGGACACTTTCCGTGCACACCGACCGCGATGGATCGAATTGACAGACTGTTATCCAGCTTCCTTGCGACCCCATATCGACCCTGCGACCTTGAGAAGCATGACGAACAACCTCATTTCGACGACAATGGCCTCCTAACCTTCTCACCAAACGACCCAGAAGACCCCAAGACTTGGTCCTCCGCCCGCCGCTGGTATATTTCTCTCGTCACCATCCTCCTGGTCGTAAACGCCACATTCGCCTCCTCAAGCCCATCAGCTTGTCTCCCCAGCATCTCACAAGAACTCCACGTCAGCCCGGAAGCAGCAGCGCTTGTCATTACAGTCTTCCTAATCGCCAACGCTGGCTCTCCGTTCCTCTGGGCTCCCTTGTCTGAGCACTATGGAAGACGCTGGGTCTTCTACGGAACCTTTCTGTGCTACTTCATTTTCAACTTCCTTTGTGCGTGGGCACCGAACTTTGGAGCATTGCTGGTGGGACGGTTCTTCACGGGGATCTTCGCGAGCTCGACGCAGAGTAATGCCCCTGGACTGTTGGCGGATATCTGGGGACCAATGGAGAGAGGGAATGCGATGGCGTTGTTCAGTGTCATGGTCTTTGTGGGACCAGCTCTAGGCCCTGTCATCTCGGGCTTCCTGCAGTTGAAGAAGGATTGGCGATGGGTGTTCTATGTCCTGCTATGGGCTGCTGGTGGAACGATGCCGTTGATGTTTACGATTCCCGAGACGCATCCTGGGCAGATCCTGACGAACAAAGCGAAGAGGCTGCGAAGGTCCGGGTTGAGAGACGTGAAGGCGCCGGCTGAGGTGTCAGACCGGACGCTCAAGTATCTATTCGGGACCGCGTTGACGAGACCTTGGGCCATTCTGATCAACCCGATCTCATTATGCTGTGCCATCTACACTGCCCTGGTGTACATGCTGCTGTACATGCTCTTCAGCCTGTATCCGATCGTCTTCCGGCAGATGAGAGGATGGAATTCCGGCGTGGCTGAGCTGCCTCTCATCGGTACCATCACTGGAGCCTGCATTGGAGGACTCATCAACTTCTACTTCACAGTCCAGGACAGGAAGGAGAGACAAGCTGGCATACCCCGTGTGCCAGAAGACCGCTTAGTGGTGGCCAAGATTGGTGGAATCATCTTCCCGATCTCAATGTTCTGGTTTGCTTGGACGGCGCAGTATAATAGCATACACTGGATCTCACCCACGCTCGCGGGCGTGCTGCTGTGCGTGGCTATTGTCCTGATCTTCGTCGCGTACCTGAACTACCTGGTGGACACCTATATCACATACGCAGCGAGTGCGTTAGCTGCAAATGCAGTGCTGAGGCTGGCTTGTGGAGCTGCAGCACCGTTGTTCACGCCGTACATGTTCGAGAGTCTGACAGTCGCTGGAGGCGGCTCACTTATTGGTGGCGTTGCAATTCTGCTTGCTCCAATACCGTTCGTCTTCACAAGATATGGTGCTACGTTGAGAGCTAGGTCGAAGTTCGCAGCGAGCGACCCGCCGCCAGCCAACGATATTGCTGCAAGGAGTGAGAGTCGATCGACAGAGTCAGGCAAGGATGAAGAGTCGTGATCAGTCCTCGGTAGTTGCGAAGGGTATCACATAGGGTAGCATTTCACTTGCCCTTGTCGTTGTACAAGATGACAACTATGCAACTCGGTCCATTCGCCACAGTCTCATGTATCTCGTTGACCCAAGGCCCACGTCCTTCTTATTCTCGTGCTTCTCAAGATAGCGACCGGGCTATTCGTGTACACTAAACCGACAGCTTGCCTGGTAACTGTCTCGAAGAATTTGACCCACATGCTGCCTATGTCTCCCATCCTTCGCCTCTCAAGTCCATCCATCATCTCCCTTAACGTAAAATCTCTGGGCGGTCCATAGATCCATTTGTCAGATCTTGAAGCCACCTGTCCAGACAATTTCCAGCTGTACCGACCAGTGCTGACCATAGAACAACAAACGTCCATCGAACCAGCAGAGTGGCAAAGCTGCATATCCCAGACCGAAGCGTCGTCGCCTACGATTTGCTCAGGCCTGGCTTGCGAGCGCCGACCCCAGGCGTCCCTCATCAGGAATCCAGCACCTTCTTCGTGCACTTCGTCCGGGTGTGGGCTCTCTCTAATAGTCCAAGTGAGTGCAAATTTGCCTGGGTTTGAGGCGGACTGCCATACATCCCATGGCGTATAGCGCTGTGCTGGCGCTTCCCTGATGACCCACCACCTGTGACCATGACACAAGATAAGATCGGTCTTCGCGTTCTGGCGTACCATGGCCTGGTCCTCTAGCCAGGTGATCCGGGGATCGTGGTAGATATCGCTTGCTGCACACATCAGGAATGGGTTAAGGCGCAGTGCCATGTCTGGCTCTTGTGCCACAAAAGGCTTCTTCTTCAGCTTTATGGAGCCTTTGACGGTGGCGCGGAAACAGCTGACTGTACGTTGACACAACAAGAGGTCGTGGGTAGAGAGCGACGTCAAGATGTTTTCAAGTGATTCTGGGATCTCGAAGACTTGCTTGGCTCTGCTGTTCTCGTATGTGATAGTCTTCATGGAGGAACTTTGGTCTACCATGTTGCTTGGGACGTGACCGTAAGCCTGGTCGCGAACGTGACGCGATACTGTGAAGGGCACTTTAGCTGGGTAAACAAGGACGCGCTGTTTGCTCTGTCGTCTGCTTTTTGTTTCGTTGACATGTCGAAGGTGCTTAGCTGAAAGCAATCAACGGCCCGCGAGAAGTCAATAGTAGAATCTCGAAGCAGTCGTCAGAGGGTTTGGACAAAAGGACTGCAGAACGAGGTTCGTCTAGAAGGAGTCTTTTTCTATGGTGAGACTGTGCAGTACCATAGTTTGTAACCGATACCATCCGTAGGCTATCGTGCCTTGAAGCATGACTGGTCAGCATCTCGAACGTCTACGACGAGTTCGAATTATCAGCACACGACCACGGCGAAGTACTAGCACCCGCATCCAACGCATTAATAATCCCCACAATCGATCCATAAGTTCCCGCAATCGTCAAGAAAGTACCACCAATGATGATGAACCATGCCCACGCAACACCGAGCTTCCACTTAAAGTCGCGGTTCGGTCTGCTCCAGTTGTCGTACAGCCACATAAAGCCCATCGGTTGCAGGCAGAGCAGAGTTCCAAAAGCGGCGCCTGCGAAGGAGACCAATTCGCCGAAGACGGGGATCGCGCTGGCCAGGATATACGAGACTAAGGCGATTCCTGCTGTGCAGCAGAGCCATACGATCCAGTGGGTTGGTGTGTTGCTGCTTAGGTGGTGGGAGCCTTTCAGTATGCGGACGAAGATGAACTTAGCAGGGACCTGATAGTGGTTAGTGGAGGAAGAGCAGCAGCGACTACTTTACTTACGTGGCTCAGCAAAATCATAGAAGCCAACAAGCCTGGAAGTGCCAACCCGTAGCAGATTCTCTTCATGAGAACACCCGCGGATCCAAGGGCTGGTGAGGCGACATAGGACCCGCAAAAGTAGTACACGACGATGCCAATGGCAAGGTAGAGAGCTGTCACGACACCTTGACAGATTGCCATGGAGCGCACGTACTTGCGAGGCTCGCGCATCTCGGACACGATTGAGAAGAAAGCGGGCGTGCCAGCGTAGGCGAAGACCAGTGTAGATAGAGCCTGAAATGCACTGGCTGGCGTCGGAGTAGCCGTGATCCTGTAGTCGGAGCTCCATGGGCCGGTCTGTGGTGCTGCAGAGGGGCGGTCTTGAACACCTACTGCGACGGTGAGGACGAGGACTAGATCAACAAGGTTAGCACATATACTCTCATCCGCTAGATATGAACATCGACTCACTGGCTGAGATAATACCAACCACACCCACCCACGCGAGCCATGTGATACGCCCGAGGGTCTGAATGCTCGAGAACAGGAAACCAATGATGGCAGCAACGGCCACAAACACAGCGGTACAGGCTCCATGGAGTGACAGAGCGTTTAGCGCAATGCTAATGGAGACCATTGCAGATCCAGCCACGAAGATCCAGACTATGATGGTGTTAGTGCAAGCAACTCAAGACAAAATGCCAGAATCTGGAGTCGTACATAGGCAGAATACAGTGCCCATGATGATGTAGCCGGCCTTGCCCATCAGCAGTCCACCAACGTCGTCAATGCCGTACACTTCTGGGTGGTTGATCTTGAATATGCCCACGATGTAATCGGACCAAGTCGTCATGATCGCAATTGCCAGTAGACAGATGACGCCCGGGACCATACCAACCGTGTCCTACAGGTCCGTTAGTCTGGTGGAACTCTCTTCAGAGTCAAGACCTTGAACGATGGATCGCCACTTACGAAGACCAGAGGGATGCCGAGCACACCAAGACCGATCTGTGTCTTGAGCATAAGCACGACACCTCCCATCCATCCGACCTATTTCGACCTATGTCAGTCCATTTCCGATCTACCGTAAAACCCTCCAACATACATTGCGATAATTAGGCCCATTCGTCACATCGCCAAACACAGCATCATTCGTAACACACGTATCGGCCTCCGGATCATAGCCATACGAATAACGTCTCTTCTCCTGAGCATTCTCGGTATGCCATCCCGTTTCTGCCTTCACGTCGTTCTGCATTTCGTTCTAACTTTCCTGGAGACACTGGGGAAGCTGGAGAAGAAGTGGAACATGGGTTGGAGAAGAAGGAAACCGTCTTCAAACGTTATTCTTCTATAGAGTGGATCAGAGCACGTGCGACTGCCCAGGATTCGCAGAACGGAACACCGATAGTTACCTAGAGACAGCATAGTGCAAGTTCTCCCCTCGTAGTGATAGCGCGAAGGATCAGGTGCGTCCAATCAAGCAATATTTGTGACACCCGGATCGGCACCCTCCACTTCTCGGAAGGCTTGCCCGACCAAGGATGTAGTCTAACACCGGGCTACCAGGTCTTGATCAGGGACGATTGCCGGTTAGATATGGGTATGAATGCGCGCACATTCTCGTGGGACAGCATCAGCATCGGATGAGCTTCCGATCTTGCATGGAAGCCGACAGCAGGTCGGGCTATTGTGGGATACCGTGCCAGTACGCGAATGATCCACGTGGAAGCATGGTCGGCAGTACCAGATCTTGGACATAGAGTGGACCTGACGCATGTACATGCCGCTTGTGGTCGGCCCTGGAGATGAGTTCCATGCAATGCGCTGCGAGATCCACTGAGAGTGCGGCTGGAGTCGGCTCTGGGACAGCTCGCGGGCGAGGCAATCGCGATCGCTGCTCTGTAATGGCTTGAAAGGTGGAATGATGTTTCCGTGGAAAGTGATGAGATGCTGACATTTGCAGAGAGATAGAGGAAAGAAAGAAGAGTAACAAGCTCTTGCTGCACAGAAGGAGCTTGCAGTGTTCCACCAGTGACGTCCTCGCTTGGCCCCACCAAAACACACCACATGCATGCAGTCCGACCTTTCAGCTCCATGTGACAGCATCTGCATCAACAACCATGGCCGACAGCGTCCTGTCCGAGCAGGAAATCAAACACTTCCGAGAGGCATTTGCACTCTTCGATAAGAACGGCGATGGTGAGACGTACCGCTCCAAGCAAAATGCTTCTTTGCCTCAAGGTTGATCATCCTGGTAGGCGAAATAACAGCCGAGGAGCTGGGCGCGGTGATGCGATCTCTGGGGCAGAACCCCAGTGACTCCGAACTGAAAGACATGATCAACGAGGTTGATGTCGACCAGACTGGCTCGGTCGACTTTTCCGAGTTTTTGCAGATGATGGCGCTGAAACTTAAAGACACCGACG
Above is a genomic segment from Fulvia fulva chromosome 3, complete sequence containing:
- a CDS encoding N amino acid transport system protein, with protein sequence MQNDVKAETGWHTENAQEKRRYSYGYDPEADTCVTNDAVFGDVTNGPNYRNVGWMGGVVLMLKTQIGLGVLGIPLVFDTVGMVPGVICLLAIAIMTTWSDYIVGIFKINHPEVYGIDDVGGLLMGKAGYIIMGTVFCLFWIFVAGSAMVSISIALNALSLHGACTAVFVAVAAIIGFLFSSIQTLGRITWLAWVGVVGIISAILVLTVAVGVQDRPSAAPQTGPWSSDYRITATPTPASAFQALSTLVFAYAGTPAFFSIVSEMREPRKYVRSMAICQGVVTALYLAIGIVVYYFCGSYVASPALGSAGVLMKRICYGLALPGLLASMILLSHVPAKFIFVRILKGSHHLSSNTPTHWIVWLCCTAGIALVSYILASAIPVFGELVSFAGAAFGTLLCLQPMGFMWLYDNWSRPNRDFKWKLGVAWAWFIIIGGTFLTIAGTYGSIVGIINALDAGASTSPWSCADNSNSS
- a CDS encoding Major facilitator superfamily multidrug transporter mdrA is translated as MDRIDRLLSSFLATPYRPCDLEKHDEQPHFDDNGLLTFSPNDPEDPKTWSSARRWYISLVTILLVVNATFASSSPSACLPSISQELHVSPEAAALVITVFLIANAGSPFLWAPLSEHYGRRWVFYGTFLCYFIFNFLCAWAPNFGALLVGRFFTGIFASSTQSNAPGLLADIWGPMERGNAMALFSVMVFVGPALGPVISGFLQLKKDWRWVFYVLLWAAGGTMPLMFTIPETHPGQILTNKAKRLRRSGLRDVKAPAEVSDRTLKYLFGTALTRPWAILINPISLCCAIYTALVYMLLYMLFSLYPIVFRQMRGWNSGVAELPLIGTITGACIGGLINFYFTVQDRKERQAGIPRVPEDRLVVAKIGGIIFPISMFWFAWTAQYNSIHWISPTLAGVLLCVAIVLIFVAYLNYLVDTYITYAASALAANAVLRLACGAAAPLFTPYMFESLTVAGGGSLIGGVAILLAPIPFVFTRYGATLRARSKFAASDPPPANDIAARSESRSTESGKDEES
- a CDS encoding Calmodulin, with the translated sequence MADSVLSEQEIKHFREAFALFDKNGDGEITAEELGAVMRSLGQNPSDSELKDMINEVDVDQTGSVDFSEFLQMMALKLKDTDEEQALYEAFRVFDKDGSGTISAEELKAVMKTLGEDLSDKELDEMLKEADTDGDGTIDYKEFAALMSQK